One genomic segment of Candidatus Dadabacteria bacterium includes these proteins:
- the ilvD gene encoding dihydroxy-acid dehydratase has translation MATKTAKKKETPRKYSSIYVEGAHRAPSRSMLRAVGFTDRDFKKPVVGIASTWSMVTPCNMHIDQLARHGAAGANKAGGKSIIFNTITVSDGISMGTPGMRYSLVSREVIADSIETVTAGEGFDGIVAIGGCDKNMPGCLMAMARLNRPSVFVYGGTILPGNYRGNDVDIVSVFEAVGAHSNNDITDSELKEIESCAIPGAGSCGGMYTANTMASAIEALGMSLPNSSAQAAVSKDKVADCKNAGAAVVNLIRENITPRDIMTKKAFLNAITVVIALGGSTNSVLHLLAMANAAGVKLTIDDFTRIGKKAPVLADLKPSGQYMMSDFCKIGGLTPLLKILLDEGFLHGDCMTVTGKTLKQNLRGVKRYPRGQKIVRPVKDPIKESAHIVILKGNIAPEGAVAKITGKEGNSFTGKAIVFNSEEQSLKAILDGRVKKGHVIVVRYEGPKGGPGMREMLAPTAAVMGKGLGGDVALITDGRFSGGTHGFVVGHITPEAIDGGTLALIKNGDEITIDAESREITLNVPQRELARRKKAWKKPAAKEKTGVLAKYSRLVSSASQGAVTDRV, from the coding sequence GCACAGGGCGCCGAGCCGCTCCATGCTTAGGGCCGTGGGCTTCACTGACAGGGACTTTAAGAAACCCGTAGTAGGAATAGCTTCGACCTGGAGCATGGTAACGCCGTGCAACATGCACATAGACCAGCTTGCAAGACACGGAGCCGCCGGAGCGAACAAAGCCGGAGGCAAATCCATAATCTTCAACACCATTACCGTGTCCGACGGAATATCCATGGGAACTCCGGGAATGAGATACTCTCTCGTATCCAGAGAAGTCATCGCCGACTCGATCGAAACAGTGACGGCCGGAGAGGGATTTGACGGAATCGTGGCCATAGGAGGATGCGACAAGAACATGCCCGGATGCCTGATGGCGATGGCAAGGCTCAACAGGCCTTCGGTGTTCGTCTACGGCGGGACGATACTTCCGGGCAACTACAGGGGAAATGACGTGGACATCGTCTCGGTGTTTGAAGCAGTGGGAGCGCACTCAAACAATGATATTACCGATTCAGAGCTAAAGGAGATCGAGTCCTGCGCCATCCCGGGAGCCGGTTCCTGCGGGGGAATGTACACAGCAAACACCATGGCTTCGGCAATAGAGGCCCTCGGTATGAGTCTTCCGAACAGCTCGGCCCAAGCAGCCGTTTCAAAAGACAAGGTGGCGGACTGCAAAAACGCTGGGGCGGCGGTCGTGAATCTCATACGGGAGAACATAACGCCGCGGGACATAATGACGAAAAAGGCTTTTCTAAACGCCATAACGGTGGTCATAGCGCTCGGAGGCTCGACAAACTCGGTCCTTCACCTGCTCGCCATGGCAAACGCCGCCGGGGTGAAACTGACCATAGATGACTTCACGAGAATAGGCAAGAAAGCTCCCGTTCTCGCCGACCTAAAGCCCAGCGGGCAGTACATGATGTCGGACTTCTGCAAGATAGGAGGGCTGACCCCGCTGCTCAAAATCCTGCTTGACGAGGGATTTCTCCACGGCGACTGCATGACGGTGACCGGAAAGACCCTAAAGCAGAACTTGCGAGGAGTAAAAAGATATCCCAGGGGACAGAAGATAGTGCGTCCGGTGAAAGACCCGATAAAGGAATCTGCCCACATAGTGATTCTCAAGGGAAATATCGCGCCCGAAGGGGCGGTGGCTAAGATAACGGGCAAGGAAGGCAACTCCTTTACCGGGAAGGCAATAGTGTTTAACTCCGAGGAGCAGAGTCTCAAGGCGATCCTAGACGGCAGGGTTAAAAAAGGGCACGTGATAGTCGTCCGGTACGAGGGTCCGAAGGGCGGACCTGGAATGAGGGAGATGCTCGCGCCCACGGCGGCTGTAATGGGCAAGGGCCTGGGAGGAGACGTAGCGCTTATAACAGACGGGCGTTTCTCCGGGGGAACCCACGGATTTGTTGTGGGGCACATAACTCCGGAGGCGATTGACGGCGGCACGCTGGCGCTTATAAAGAACGGGGATGAAATCACAATCGACGCAGAGAGCAGGGAAATAACCCTGAACGTACCGCAGAGGGAGCTCGCAAGAAGAAAGA